In Thalassospira sp. ER-Se-21-Dark, one genomic interval encodes:
- a CDS encoding Gfo/Idh/MocA family oxidoreductase → MKSLGIGLIGTGFMGKAHALAFGAARAVMGDVPESHLAVLCDTPVEKAKQMADQFGFAKSTADWTSLISDPDVDIISITTPNALHFEMAFAAIKAGKHVYCEKPLALTLDQAREMRDAARTAGVKTMVGYNYIKNPAFTHACRLIQTGEIGEIVHFRGWVDEDYQADPALPWTWRAKLADAGLGALGDMGCHLVSMAYGLAGPIDSLIADMQTVHTTRPLPDGTGRAKVENEDTASALVRFANGAQGSLSTSRSAWGRKNRLAWEVHGTKGMICFDQERMNELQLYRNSGDKAQQGFTTILTGPAHPPYGEFCPAPGHQLGFNDLKVIEAAALLCAIRDDNPAYPDFEHAYEFEKIIHAIAKSATDGTRVSLSEV, encoded by the coding sequence ATGAAATCTCTTGGCATTGGCCTGATTGGCACTGGTTTCATGGGAAAGGCGCACGCGCTGGCATTTGGCGCAGCACGGGCTGTTATGGGCGATGTGCCGGAGTCTCATCTTGCGGTTTTATGTGATACGCCGGTCGAAAAAGCCAAACAGATGGCCGACCAGTTCGGCTTTGCCAAAAGTACTGCCGACTGGACATCGCTGATCTCAGATCCGGATGTCGATATCATCTCGATCACCACGCCGAATGCGCTTCACTTCGAAATGGCATTTGCCGCCATCAAGGCGGGCAAACATGTTTATTGCGAGAAGCCCCTGGCTCTCACATTGGATCAGGCGCGCGAAATGCGCGATGCCGCCCGCACAGCAGGCGTCAAAACCATGGTCGGCTACAACTACATCAAGAATCCGGCATTCACACATGCCTGTCGATTGATCCAAACTGGTGAAATCGGTGAGATCGTTCATTTTCGCGGCTGGGTGGACGAGGATTATCAGGCTGACCCGGCACTCCCCTGGACATGGCGGGCCAAACTTGCCGACGCTGGTCTTGGGGCGTTGGGGGATATGGGATGCCATCTGGTATCGATGGCATATGGCCTTGCTGGCCCCATCGACAGTTTGATTGCCGATATGCAAACTGTTCACACTACCCGCCCGCTCCCTGATGGAACCGGGCGGGCCAAGGTCGAAAACGAGGATACGGCATCCGCCTTGGTGCGGTTCGCCAACGGCGCTCAGGGCAGCCTTTCGACATCGCGCTCCGCATGGGGCCGCAAAAACCGGCTGGCTTGGGAAGTTCACGGCACCAAGGGTATGATCTGCTTTGATCAGGAGCGCATGAACGAGTTGCAGCTTTATCGCAATTCAGGCGACAAGGCACAGCAGGGTTTCACCACAATCCTGACCGGCCCGGCACATCCGCCTTATGGCGAATTCTGCCCGGCACCGGGACATCAGCTTGGCTTTAACGACCTTAAGGTCATCGAAGCTGCCGCACTGCTTTGTGCGATCCGCGATGACAACCCGGCCTACCCCGATTTCGAACACGCTTACGAATTCGAAAAAATCATTCATGCAATCGCGAAATCCGCGACTGACGGGACAAGGGTCTCGCTGTCTGAGGTATAG
- a CDS encoding MurR/RpiR family transcriptional regulator: MSDQTAPVSLEEFNHRLAEISETMPKRLRQCAEFVAQNTDRIAVSTVAELSVGAGVQPSAFMRFCQLMGFSGFSEMQKMFRETYAQKWPDYATRLENLRATGDDSPSALLAEFVEAGRLSLENLASTVDLETLEKAVDVLAEAPMIHVVGFRRAFPVASYLSYAFEKMNIAAVLHDGVGNLNPRHAIREGDVVIAITFAPYSQETIDLAAYAHDLGNKVVAISDSLSGPMRKTEALMLSVSEVDVGAFRALSATISLAIALAVSVGAKREKLIDGK; encoded by the coding sequence ATGAGTGATCAGACCGCACCTGTTTCGCTTGAGGAATTCAATCACCGTCTGGCCGAAATATCGGAAACCATGCCCAAAAGGCTGCGCCAATGTGCGGAGTTTGTTGCGCAAAATACGGATCGCATTGCTGTCTCCACAGTTGCCGAACTATCGGTCGGTGCAGGTGTGCAGCCCTCGGCCTTCATGCGGTTCTGTCAGTTGATGGGATTTTCCGGATTTTCTGAAATGCAGAAAATGTTTCGGGAAACCTATGCGCAAAAATGGCCGGACTACGCCACACGGCTTGAGAACCTGCGTGCAACAGGGGATGACAGCCCCAGTGCCCTGCTGGCCGAGTTTGTCGAAGCCGGGCGGTTGTCGTTGGAAAATCTGGCGTCAACGGTCGATCTGGAAACGCTTGAAAAGGCGGTGGATGTCCTGGCCGAAGCCCCTATGATCCATGTGGTTGGTTTCAGACGTGCCTTTCCGGTCGCGAGTTATCTTTCCTATGCCTTTGAAAAGATGAACATTGCCGCCGTTCTGCATGACGGTGTGGGTAACCTTAATCCACGCCACGCGATCCGCGAGGGCGATGTGGTGATTGCGATCACCTTTGCGCCCTATTCACAGGAAACGATTGATCTTGCCGCCTATGCACATGACCTTGGAAACAAGGTTGTGGCGATCAGTGATTCGCTGAGCGGGCCGATGCGCAAAACAGAAGCTTTGATGTTATCGGTATCGGAGGTCGATGTCGGGGCGTTCAGGGCACTTTCGGCGACAATCTCGTTGGCAATTGCCTTGGCCGTTTCTGTCGGGGCAAAGCGCGAGAAACTGATCGATGGAAAATAA
- a CDS encoding ABC transporter permease — protein sequence MQKKDIGLGILIIVVGAIVYMRNPLFLSPINLGNTANLIGLFGLFAIGQGFVIMTGGIDLSVGSVIALLGVLFVDMVGKFGVPWPLAVAIIIGLGVLIGLAHGILITRFRLQPFVVTLCGLLIYRGIARGYTAESTAGFPFGSSYPQLEWLTIGRSFGVPHSFVAMLIVAAVMWVVLHHTVFGRHLCAVGKNEEAARFSGINARFVTVMAYVICAVLASIAAIYFAMFTKSVQPSSHGNFYELYAIAAAVLGGCSLRGGEGSVIGIVLGAVLLQELQNLVNLLGIPSSLNFAVMGAVILLGVLADQQFAAYRTRKNTERALGLLQKP from the coding sequence ATGCAAAAAAAAGATATCGGTCTTGGCATTCTGATTATCGTGGTTGGCGCAATTGTTTATATGCGCAACCCGCTTTTTCTGTCGCCCATCAACCTTGGCAATACCGCAAATCTGATCGGTCTGTTTGGCCTGTTTGCCATTGGGCAAGGGTTTGTCATCATGACCGGCGGTATTGATCTTTCCGTCGGATCAGTGATCGCGCTGCTTGGTGTGTTGTTTGTCGACATGGTCGGTAAGTTCGGTGTTCCCTGGCCATTGGCCGTGGCGATCATCATTGGCCTTGGTGTTCTGATCGGGCTGGCGCACGGTATCCTGATTACACGATTTAGGCTGCAGCCATTTGTCGTTACCTTGTGTGGGCTTTTGATTTATCGCGGCATCGCACGTGGATACACAGCGGAATCAACGGCAGGATTTCCTTTTGGTTCCAGTTATCCTCAGCTTGAATGGCTTACAATCGGTCGGAGTTTCGGCGTGCCGCACTCGTTCGTCGCGATGCTGATTGTGGCGGCGGTGATGTGGGTTGTATTGCATCACACAGTTTTTGGTCGTCACCTTTGCGCGGTCGGCAAGAACGAGGAAGCCGCACGCTTTTCGGGGATAAACGCCCGTTTCGTCACGGTGATGGCATATGTGATCTGTGCCGTGCTCGCATCGATTGCGGCGATATATTTCGCAATGTTCACCAAGTCCGTCCAGCCGTCTTCGCATGGTAACTTTTACGAGCTGTATGCAATTGCGGCGGCTGTTTTGGGCGGATGTTCTTTGCGCGGGGGCGAAGGTTCCGTCATCGGGATCGTTCTTGGGGCCGTGTTGCTACAGGAACTGCAGAACCTGGTGAATTTGCTGGGCATTCCATCTTCGCTGAATTTCGCAGTGATGGGCGCTGTGATTTTGCTGGGTGTTCTGGCGGATCAACAATTTGCAGCCTATCGCACCAGAAAAAATACCGAAAGGGCGCTGGGCTTGCTGCAAAAACCATAA
- a CDS encoding sugar ABC transporter substrate-binding protein, whose translation MKKALTAIAAAAFAFAGLSATASAENEKFVLISHAPDSDSWWNVIKNAIKVAGDQMGAEVEYRNPPTGDLADMARIVEQAAATNPDGIIVTIADFNVLKGPITDAVDKGIPVITINSGTQEQSEELGALMHVGQPEYDAGFGAGKRAAAAGAKSFVCVNHYITNPASVERCRGFADALGVELGSQMIDSGQDPSEVKNKVSAYLNTNQDVDAVLTLGPNSAHPTLAALRDAGLAGEMMFGTFDLSSEIAEAIKAGEINFAIDQQPYLQGYLPVVILTNYARYSVLPSGHINSGPGFITKDNIAQVEKYAGEYR comes from the coding sequence ATGAAAAAGGCGCTTACTGCCATCGCGGCAGCAGCATTTGCATTTGCCGGTTTGTCCGCAACCGCATCCGCAGAAAATGAAAAATTCGTTCTCATCAGCCACGCACCAGATTCTGATAGCTGGTGGAACGTGATCAAAAACGCGATCAAGGTCGCGGGTGATCAGATGGGTGCAGAAGTCGAATATCGTAACCCGCCGACCGGCGACCTTGCCGATATGGCGCGTATTGTCGAACAGGCTGCTGCGACCAATCCGGATGGCATCATCGTTACCATTGCAGACTTCAACGTCCTTAAGGGGCCGATCACTGATGCCGTGGATAAGGGTATCCCTGTCATCACGATCAACTCCGGCACGCAGGAACAATCCGAAGAACTTGGCGCGCTGATGCATGTCGGCCAGCCGGAATATGATGCCGGATTTGGTGCCGGTAAACGCGCCGCCGCAGCGGGTGCGAAAAGCTTTGTCTGTGTGAACCACTACATCACCAACCCGGCATCTGTTGAGCGTTGCCGTGGCTTTGCCGACGCACTTGGTGTCGAGCTTGGCAGCCAGATGATCGATAGCGGTCAGGACCCGTCGGAAGTAAAGAACAAGGTCAGCGCGTATCTCAATACCAATCAGGATGTTGATGCTGTGCTGACACTGGGTCCGAACTCAGCCCATCCGACCCTTGCAGCCCTGCGTGACGCAGGTCTTGCCGGTGAAATGATGTTTGGCACGTTTGATCTGTCATCCGAGATTGCCGAGGCCATCAAGGCTGGTGAAATCAACTTTGCCATCGATCAGCAGCCTTACCTTCAGGGCTACCTTCCGGTCGTCATTCTGACCAACTATGCGCGCTATAGCGTTCTGCCGTCCGGGCATATCAACTCCGGCCCCGGTTTCATTACCAAGGACAACATCGCGCAGGTCGAAAAATACGCCGGCGAATATCGTTAA
- a CDS encoding ATP-binding cassette domain-containing protein, with translation MSTPLIEMDNIEKHFGPVIALGGVSFNVMEGECHCLLGDNGAGKSTFIKTMSGVHKPTKGVMRVSGQETVFDSPRDAMEAGIATVYQDLAMIPLMSVTRNFWMGREPRKSFGPFKWIDFKHANKVTLDEMASMGINLREPEQAVGTLSGGERQTVAIARAVYFGAKVLILDEPTSALGVRQTSNVLATIDRVRKAGIGVIFITHNVRHAMAVGDRFTVLNRGQTHGTAKRGEIKPEELQDLMAGGQELAELEGSLGGTI, from the coding sequence ATGAGCACGCCATTGATTGAAATGGACAATATCGAAAAGCATTTCGGACCGGTAATCGCGTTGGGCGGTGTTTCCTTCAATGTGATGGAAGGCGAGTGCCACTGTCTTTTGGGTGATAACGGTGCGGGAAAGTCGACCTTCATCAAGACCATGTCAGGCGTACACAAGCCGACCAAAGGTGTCATGCGGGTCAGTGGTCAAGAGACCGTTTTCGACAGTCCGCGTGATGCGATGGAAGCCGGGATCGCCACGGTTTATCAGGATCTGGCGATGATCCCGCTGATGTCTGTAACGCGCAATTTCTGGATGGGCCGCGAGCCACGCAAAAGCTTCGGCCCGTTCAAATGGATCGACTTCAAGCATGCCAACAAGGTCACCTTGGATGAAATGGCATCCATGGGCATCAATCTGCGCGAACCCGAACAGGCGGTTGGCACGCTTTCGGGGGGGGAGCGGCAAACAGTTGCGATTGCGCGTGCCGTTTATTTTGGCGCCAAGGTCCTGATCCTTGATGAACCGACATCGGCACTTGGTGTGCGCCAGACGTCAAACGTTCTGGCGACCATTGATCGGGTGCGCAAAGCCGGAATTGGCGTCATCTTCATTACCCACAACGTGCGCCACGCCATGGCAGTGGGCGACAGGTTTACGGTTTTGAACCGCGGCCAAACCCACGGCACGGCGAAGCGGGGTGAAATCAAACCCGAAGAGCTTCAGGACCTTATGGCGGGCGGTCAGGAACTGGCCGAACTCGAAGGGTCCCTTGGAGGGACGATTTAA
- the iolG gene encoding inositol 2-dehydrogenase yields the protein MLKIGLLGAGRIGQVHAVNIVAHPQSELVAVSDKFDEPAEKLAQMHGATVRSSEDIIADPSIDAVLIATPTDTHADLLEAATAAGKAVLCEKPVDLDLKRALDCLARCEPYGKPIMVGFNRRFDPNFARLKAAFDQGEIGKGELLSITSFDPAPPPVSYVKVSGGIFRDMAIHDFDMACWMYGALPDKVTAIGSSIVDPEIGKAGDFDTAVTTLEFSGGRIAVIKNSRRAAYGYDQRIEFLGSDGLLAAHNVLENTIEKITAHGATKAKPEHFFLERYAKAYQIEWNSFIEGVQGASPLPVTLKDGINALVVAEAAALSAREGRSVNVANEILA from the coding sequence ATGCTTAAAATAGGTTTGCTGGGTGCTGGACGTATCGGGCAGGTCCATGCGGTGAATATTGTTGCGCACCCGCAAAGTGAACTGGTCGCGGTGTCGGACAAATTTGATGAGCCTGCCGAGAAGCTCGCGCAGATGCATGGCGCTACTGTGCGCAGCAGCGAGGATATCATTGCCGATCCGTCAATAGATGCCGTGTTGATCGCAACACCGACCGATACCCATGCGGACCTGCTGGAGGCAGCGACAGCAGCAGGGAAGGCGGTTCTGTGTGAGAAGCCGGTTGATCTTGATCTTAAGCGTGCCCTAGATTGTCTTGCGCGATGTGAGCCGTACGGCAAACCCATCATGGTTGGATTTAACCGCCGCTTTGATCCGAACTTTGCCCGTCTGAAAGCGGCCTTTGATCAAGGCGAAATCGGCAAGGGGGAGCTGCTTTCGATCACTTCCTTTGATCCGGCGCCACCCCCGGTAAGCTATGTAAAGGTATCTGGCGGGATCTTCCGCGATATGGCGATCCATGATTTTGATATGGCCTGCTGGATGTATGGTGCGCTGCCCGACAAAGTCACCGCCATCGGATCAAGCATTGTCGATCCGGAGATCGGAAAGGCAGGTGACTTTGATACTGCCGTTACCACGCTTGAGTTTTCGGGTGGACGTATCGCCGTGATTAAAAACAGCCGTCGTGCGGCATATGGCTATGACCAGCGTATCGAGTTTTTGGGCTCGGACGGGTTGCTTGCCGCACATAACGTTCTGGAAAACACGATTGAGAAAATCACCGCGCACGGTGCAACCAAGGCCAAGCCGGAGCATTTCTTCCTCGAACGTTATGCCAAGGCCTATCAAATTGAATGGAACAGTTTCATTGAGGGCGTGCAGGGGGCATCGCCCCTTCCAGTTACCCTGAAGGACGGGATCAATGCCCTGGTCGTTGCCGAGGCCGCCGCGCTTTCTGCGCGCGAGGGACGGAGCGTTAATGTCGCAAACGAAATTCTGGCCTGA
- a CDS encoding sugar ABC transporter ATP-binding protein codes for MSAVHGLDLRLEGVTKVYPGVVALNDVSLQIKAGEVVGLLGENGAGKSTLMKILGGLIAPTSGKIILDGQHYDAFDVKQSQQAGIAFVHQELNVFDNMDVSANIFLGRELVRGPLRLTDRKAMNKMAEPLIERVGAPFKPDTPVSTLSLAECQLLEIAKALSMNARLVIMDEPTSSLTLSETNMLLKVIADLKAQGIAVIYISHRLSEVEECVDRAVVLRDGHNVGVLERQAVTHDAMIRMMIGRELKALYTPPSVPATKPVLSVKNFAIRGKPDRTASFDVMAGEILGVAGLIGAGRTDLAEAIFGVGDKLGGDILIDGRKTEINSPADAIAAGLYLVPEDRKRAGLILEFPTLENVTMANLPAYTSRGLVSQKRQIAVAESQRSALAIKTHDVRRAANEMSGGNQQKVVLAKWLSMDPKVIIFDEPTRGIDVGAKAEIYGLMRSLADRGVGVMMISSDMEEVIGVSDRIVVMKDGLITGELPRFRFSESNVLNLAVGKVLEEA; via the coding sequence ATGAGTGCAGTGCATGGACTTGATTTGCGACTTGAAGGCGTCACCAAGGTTTATCCCGGTGTGGTGGCCCTTAATGATGTTTCATTGCAGATCAAAGCTGGCGAAGTTGTTGGACTTCTTGGTGAAAACGGGGCCGGAAAATCGACCCTGATGAAGATTCTCGGCGGGCTGATCGCCCCTACATCCGGGAAAATTATTCTTGATGGACAGCATTATGACGCCTTTGACGTCAAACAGTCCCAACAAGCAGGGATCGCGTTCGTCCATCAGGAACTGAATGTTTTCGATAACATGGATGTTTCCGCAAACATCTTCCTTGGCCGGGAACTGGTACGTGGGCCTTTGCGGCTGACTGATCGCAAAGCCATGAATAAAATGGCGGAGCCGCTGATCGAGCGTGTTGGCGCCCCGTTCAAGCCAGATACACCGGTTTCCACATTATCCTTGGCGGAGTGCCAGTTGCTGGAAATCGCCAAGGCGTTGTCGATGAATGCGCGGTTGGTCATCATGGATGAGCCGACATCAAGTCTCACACTTTCTGAGACCAACATGCTGCTTAAGGTCATTGCCGACCTTAAGGCGCAAGGGATTGCCGTCATCTATATTTCACATCGCCTGAGCGAGGTGGAGGAATGCGTCGATCGTGCGGTTGTCCTGCGCGATGGCCATAATGTCGGCGTGCTTGAGCGTCAGGCCGTTACGCATGATGCGATGATCCGCATGATGATCGGACGAGAGCTCAAGGCACTTTACACACCACCTTCAGTGCCTGCGACCAAACCCGTTCTTTCCGTCAAAAACTTTGCGATCAGAGGCAAGCCTGATCGCACGGCAAGCTTTGATGTGATGGCGGGCGAGATCCTTGGCGTTGCGGGCTTGATCGGGGCAGGGCGCACAGACTTGGCCGAGGCAATCTTTGGTGTCGGCGACAAGCTTGGCGGGGACATTCTGATTGATGGCAGAAAGACCGAGATCAATAGCCCGGCCGATGCCATCGCAGCAGGGCTTTATCTTGTGCCCGAAGACCGCAAGCGGGCCGGGTTGATCCTTGAATTTCCGACATTGGAAAATGTCACGATGGCCAACTTGCCAGCATACACATCGCGCGGGCTTGTTTCCCAGAAACGTCAGATCGCTGTGGCGGAATCCCAGCGCAGTGCATTGGCGATCAAGACACATGATGTTCGCCGGGCTGCAAATGAAATGTCTGGTGGCAACCAGCAAAAAGTCGTTCTGGCAAAGTGGCTGTCCATGGATCCCAAGGTCATCATTTTCGATGAGCCGACCCGGGGGATCGATGTCGGTGCAAAAGCCGAGATTTATGGATTGATGCGATCGCTGGCCGATCGCGGAGTGGGGGTGATGATGATATCGAGCGATATGGAAGAGGTAATCGGGGTTTCAGACAGGATTGTCGTGATGAAAGACGGGCTGATTACTGGGGAATTGCCGCGCTTTCGCTTTTCCGAGAGCAATGTGCTCAATCTTGCCGTCGGTAAGGTGCTGGAAGAGGCCTGA
- a CDS encoding ATP-binding cassette domain-containing protein, producing MNVLELKNISKRYGAIQALDSVSLAIAPGEVVGLMGDNGAGKSTLVKVIAGNFAPTSGDILISDKKVAFNKPLDAQKAGIEVVYQDLAICNNLSAASNVFLGREPTRRIGPIKVVDYAFMRSKSAELFARLKSETRPRDLVHKMSGGQRQAVAIARTLLSDAKIVLMDEPTAAISVRQVAEVLNLIRQLSDQGIAVVLISHRMPDVFEVADKVVVLRRGELVADKKASQSSPEEITGLITGAIEHA from the coding sequence ATGAATGTGCTTGAACTTAAAAACATATCCAAACGTTATGGCGCCATACAGGCACTCGATAGCGTGTCACTTGCTATTGCGCCGGGCGAAGTTGTCGGACTTATGGGTGATAACGGGGCGGGCAAGTCCACCTTGGTCAAGGTGATTGCGGGGAACTTTGCCCCGACGTCGGGCGATATCCTTATTTCCGATAAGAAAGTGGCGTTTAACAAACCATTGGATGCACAGAAAGCCGGTATCGAGGTCGTTTATCAGGACTTGGCGATTTGCAACAATCTGAGTGCAGCGTCTAACGTATTTCTGGGACGTGAACCAACCCGCAGGATAGGGCCGATCAAGGTTGTGGATTATGCCTTCATGCGCAGCAAATCCGCCGAACTGTTTGCGCGATTGAAATCGGAAACCCGTCCCCGTGATCTGGTGCACAAAATGTCCGGCGGGCAACGCCAAGCTGTTGCAATCGCACGAACCCTTTTGAGTGATGCCAAGATCGTTTTGATGGACGAGCCAACGGCTGCGATCTCTGTTCGACAGGTGGCGGAAGTCCTCAACCTGATCCGGCAGCTTAGTGATCAGGGTATCGCTGTCGTTCTGATCAGCCACCGAATGCCAGATGTCTTTGAGGTGGCAGACAAGGTTGTTGTCTTAAGGCGGGGCGAACTTGTTGCAGACAAAAAAGCATCACAGTCTTCGCCAGAAGAAATTACAGGCCTGATTACCGGCGCGATTGAGCACGCATGA
- a CDS encoding ABC transporter permease: MSDERLKQVSAIRRAMIRPELGAICGTILVFVFFFMIAGDSGMFSPEGIQNWGVVSAQFAIIAVGACLLMIAGEFDLSVGSMIGFAGVVIAILSVQWGLPVWLSIIAAFIVCTALGALNGFLVIKTGLPSFIVTLAFLYILRGLTIWLSILTTRQTIIGGVKEVAEGDPLAWLFGGVIFKGFFQWLGDIGVIDTFTRGSRIGQPVVEGLPMLVIWALALIIFGHWLLTKTRFGNWIFASGGDAQAARYVGVPVNRVKILMFMFTAFCATVFATCQVMEFGSAAADRGLLKEFEAIICVVIGGALLTGGYGSVIGAALGALIFGVVQQGLFFAGAESSLFRVFLGGILIFAVIMNTYIRRMITGER, encoded by the coding sequence ATGTCGGACGAGCGGCTCAAGCAAGTCTCAGCCATTCGCCGTGCCATGATCAGGCCCGAACTCGGTGCGATCTGCGGTACGATCCTGGTCTTTGTTTTCTTCTTTATGATTGCCGGTGATAGCGGCATGTTTTCCCCGGAAGGCATTCAGAACTGGGGCGTTGTATCGGCCCAGTTTGCCATCATCGCAGTCGGTGCCTGCCTGTTGATGATTGCCGGTGAATTCGATCTTTCGGTCGGCTCAATGATCGGCTTTGCAGGTGTGGTGATTGCCATTCTGTCTGTTCAATGGGGCCTGCCGGTTTGGCTGTCTATTATTGCGGCCTTCATCGTATGCACGGCACTGGGCGCACTGAACGGTTTTCTGGTGATCAAAACCGGTCTGCCGAGCTTCATTGTTACCTTGGCATTCTTGTATATTCTGCGTGGTCTGACCATCTGGCTTTCCATCCTGACAACCCGGCAGACAATTATTGGCGGGGTTAAGGAAGTTGCTGAGGGTGATCCGCTTGCCTGGCTGTTTGGCGGCGTGATCTTCAAGGGCTTCTTCCAATGGCTTGGCGATATCGGTGTTATTGATACCTTTACCCGTGGTTCCCGTATCGGGCAGCCGGTCGTTGAAGGTCTGCCGATGCTGGTCATCTGGGCGCTGGCATTGATCATTTTTGGTCATTGGCTTTTGACCAAAACGCGTTTTGGTAACTGGATTTTCGCATCTGGCGGGGATGCGCAGGCCGCACGTTATGTTGGTGTTCCGGTCAATCGCGTTAAGATCCTGATGTTCATGTTTACCGCATTCTGCGCAACCGTCTTCGCGACCTGCCAGGTCATGGAATTTGGTTCGGCTGCAGCCGACCGTGGTTTGCTTAAGGAATTTGAAGCCATCATCTGTGTGGTGATTGGCGGCGCACTTCTGACAGGTGGTTATGGTTCGGTCATCGGTGCTGCATTGGGTGCGCTGATCTTTGGCGTCGTTCAGCAAGGGTTGTTTTTTGCCGGTGCGGAAAGTTCGCTTTTCCGGGTGTTCCTGGGCGGTATCCTGATCTTTGCTGTGATCATGAATACCTATATCCGCCGCATGATTACGGGAGAACGGTAA
- a CDS encoding ABC transporter permease, translated as MATPTLAEVINRSQHHGLIARVTSQQIFWVFMAAVFACLALTIMTDSFATERNLFNVTRNFAFVGIIALGMTAVIASGGIDLSVGSTLVISAMTVSVIMSAGMPFWLGCIAALGISLLVGAVNGVLIAYAKMPPFVVTLGMLSVARSLAMVLSDNKMIYEFGPDHDFLLWLGGGSTLGLPHPLIIMVILACVTAFAFRHLRWGQHLFAIGGNENAAVLTGIPVARIKVSVYMFSALMAGITGVLEVGWLGGVTTNLGQAMELTVIAAAVIGGANLAGGGGTAFGAVVGALLIEVIRNSLILLGISTFWQGTFVGSFIVIAVAFDRFRQRKS; from the coding sequence ATGGCAACGCCGACTCTTGCTGAAGTCATCAATCGTTCTCAGCATCATGGGCTGATCGCGCGGGTTACAAGCCAGCAGATTTTTTGGGTGTTTATGGCGGCTGTCTTTGCCTGCCTGGCATTGACGATCATGACCGACAGTTTCGCAACAGAGCGCAACCTGTTCAATGTCACCCGCAATTTTGCGTTTGTCGGGATCATTGCGCTTGGCATGACGGCGGTTATTGCATCCGGCGGGATTGACCTTTCTGTTGGCTCTACGCTGGTGATCTCTGCGATGACGGTCAGCGTCATCATGTCCGCGGGAATGCCTTTTTGGCTCGGTTGTATTGCCGCACTTGGCATCTCGTTGCTTGTCGGGGCGGTTAATGGCGTACTGATTGCCTATGCGAAAATGCCACCATTCGTGGTGACGCTTGGCATGCTGTCGGTCGCGCGCAGTCTGGCAATGGTGCTTTCTGATAACAAGATGATCTATGAGTTCGGGCCGGATCACGACTTCTTGCTTTGGCTTGGGGGCGGTTCGACGCTCGGTCTTCCGCATCCGTTGATCATCATGGTGATTCTGGCCTGTGTGACGGCGTTCGCGTTCAGGCATTTACGTTGGGGCCAGCATTTGTTCGCGATTGGCGGCAACGAAAACGCAGCGGTTCTGACCGGCATTCCCGTCGCGCGCATCAAAGTCAGCGTTTATATGTTTTCAGCCCTGATGGCAGGTATTACCGGGGTCCTGGAAGTTGGCTGGCTCGGTGGGGTTACGACCAATCTTGGCCAGGCCATGGAGTTGACCGTCATCGCCGCCGCGGTCATTGGGGGTGCCAATCTTGCAGGTGGCGGAGGCACTGCGTTTGGTGCCGTGGTCGGTGCATTGTTGATTGAAGTGATCCGCAACAGCCTTATTTTGCTTGGTATAAGCACATTTTGGCAGGGAACGTTTGTTGGATCGTTCATTGTGATCGCCGTAGCGTTTGATCGTTTCAGGCAGAGAAAGTCATAG